Genomic window (Candidatus Effluviviaceae Genus V sp.):
GGAGAGTCGAAGTCGGAGTTGTGCTTCCGCGAATGGGCGCGGACGCAAAGGAGGTGAAGGCTCATGGCAGCTACGAAGAAGGCCAAGAAGCCTGCACGAAAGAAGAAGACGACGAAGAAGAAGACGACCGCACGGAAGAAGACGACCGCGCGGAAGAAGACGACCGCGCGGAAGAAGACGGCGAAGCGCAAGCCGGCGAAGAAGAAGACAACGAAGAAGAAGACCGCGAAGAGGAAGCCGGCCAAGCGCAAGACGACGCGGAAGAAGACGACGGCCAAGCGCAAGCCGGCCAAGAGGAAGACGGCCAGGAGGAAGACGGCGACCCGCAAGAAGAAGTAGAGAGCGGGTGGTCCGAGAAACGAAGAAGCGGAGCTCAGATGAGCTCCGCTTCTTCTTGTTTGGTAGCGCCAACGGGAATCGAACCCGTGTTACCGGCTTGAGAGGCCGGCGTCCTAACCGCTAGACGATGGCGCCCTGTCTCTGTGGTTGGGGAGGGAGGATTCGAACCCCCGCCGACGGATCCAGAGTCCGCTGTCCTGCCACTAGACGACTCCCCATCAGTCCTTCGTATGTTTCATCGCCTCGGTGATGCGCTCGAGCACGGTATCGCGACCGAGGAGCGAGAGTGTCTCAAAGATGCCGGGCGTCGCCGTTCTGCCGCTGACGGCCGCCCGAAGCGGCTGTGCGACCTTGCCGAGACCGACGCCCTCGCTTTGCGCGAAGTCCCTGATCATCGGCTCCAGATCGTCGGCATCGAACGAAGGAGCCGACTCCAGAACGTCGTGAAGCCCGGCAAGTAGCTTCCCCGCGCCGGGCTTGGCCAGCACCTTCAGAACGTCAATATTATCATAGCTCACCGAGGACGCAAGGAAAAAGCCCATCTGGTCGGCGGCGTCGTCGAGCGTCTTGACCCGGTCGCCCAGAAGCTCCACGATGCGCTCGATCCGCTCCCGCAGAGCGTCGTCGACGGAGGAGGTCAGATACCCCGCCTCCCGGAGCCGTGGGATGATACGGTGAGCCCTCTCGGCCGGTCCGAGCCGTACCAGCCACTGTTCGTTCATCCACTCGAGCTTGTCGGGGTCCAGCGCCGCGGGCTTCCTGCTGACCCGCCCGACGTCGAACTCCGCCACGAGCTCGTCGGGGGAAAGCAGCTCGCGATCATCGCCCGGCGACCAGCCGAGGAGCGCGAGGTAGTTCACGAGGGCTTCCCGGACGAACCCGGCGCGACGGTACTCGCCGATGGCGAGGGCGCCCCGGCGCTTGGACAGCACCTTGCCGTCGGGCCCGAGGACGAGCGGCAGGTGACCGAAGGTCGGGGGGGCGCCTCCGAGCGCTCTGGCGAGCAGGATCTGCTTCGGCGTGTTGGACAGATGGTCGCTGCCGCGTATGACGTGCGTGATCTCCATGGAGAGGTCGTCGACGACGACAACGAAGTTGTACGTCGGCGTGCCGTCCGACCGAGCCAGCACGAGGTCATCGAGTTCGCTGTTGTCGACCTCGACACGCCCCTGGACCATGTCGTCGATCACCGTCTTTCCATCTGGAACACGGAAGCGGACGACGAACGGTCTGCCGGCGTCCTCCAGTCTCTTCTTCTCGGTATCGTCGAGGTGGAGGCATCTCCGGTCGTACCGCCAGTCGCGGCCTCCGGCCGGCGCGCTGCTGCGCCGCTCGTCGAGCTCATCGGGAGTGCAGTAGCACCGGTAAGCTGCGCCCGATTCGAGGAGCCGTTCGAGCATCGGCTGATACGAGCCCCCCCGCTCGGACTGGAAGTACGGTCCGTACGCGCCCCCGACACGGGGACCCTCGTCCCAGTCGAGACCGAGCCAGGAGAGATCCTCGAGGATCGCGTCGGCGAACTCCGCCGTCGAGCGTTCCCGGTCCGTGTCCTCGATCCGGAGGACGAAGACGCCGTCGTTGTGGCGCGCCAACAGCCAGTTCATCAGGGCCGTCCTGGCGCC
Coding sequences:
- a CDS encoding glutamate--tRNA ligase; protein product: MNWLLARHNDGVFVLRIEDTDRERSTAEFADAILEDLSWLGLDWDEGPRVGGAYGPYFQSERGGSYQPMLERLLESGAAYRCYCTPDELDERRSSAPAGGRDWRYDRRCLHLDDTEKKRLEDAGRPFVVRFRVPDGKTVIDDMVQGRVEVDNSELDDLVLARSDGTPTYNFVVVVDDLSMEITHVIRGSDHLSNTPKQILLARALGGAPPTFGHLPLVLGPDGKVLSKRRGALAIGEYRRAGFVREALVNYLALLGWSPGDDRELLSPDELVAEFDVGRVSRKPAALDPDKLEWMNEQWLVRLGPAERAHRIIPRLREAGYLTSSVDDALRERIERIVELLGDRVKTLDDAADQMGFFLASSVSYDNIDVLKVLAKPGAGKLLAGLHDVLESAPSFDADDLEPMIRDFAQSEGVGLGKVAQPLRAAVSGRTATPGIFETLSLLGRDTVLERITEAMKHTKD